Below is a window of Lodderomyces elongisporus chromosome 3, complete sequence DNA.
agcaaagaaagagacaGAGCCttcaccaaaaacaaaaattacacAATCGTCGATACAATAACCCTACCCAAGCACAAGGTGATGCTAATCAAGATTCAACTACAAAAGTATCGGCTACATCTCCATCATTATTGTCATCCTCCACATTTGCTCAACAACCATCTCCTCCTGATGCAGATACACCAAACTCTGTTTCATCGTCATCGATATACGATTCATCTAGCCACTCTCCATACACTCCACAATCACATATGAGTAAATCGCCATTGAGTTTGATGTATAATCAATATGCAAGACAGCCGAATCAAGCAGATCGAGATCAGCAACAATTTACTGCATCCAGTACGAATATATCGAATAAAAAGTTTACACTGGCAACATCATCTTTGCCCACAAGTGCCATTAGCGCAACAAAAGGAGCAAATATCCAAACTCCGTACCTGTTTGAGCAAATTGCCACTGCCCATAGTGATATCAGCCGACAAGCCCAAATAAACTATAATgattatgatgatgatgaatttTGTCTTGATATTGACCAGTTAGATAGTACCGTTGTAAATCAGATGGCGAATGCGCAATCAACTCAATCAGTCAAACTGGTGCAGCCAGTGCAGCCAGTACAAATGATTCAACAACTGGTGCCTAGACAATATACAGCTTAcgaacaccaacaacattcGGTCTCACCGCAACCAATCAATCTTTTGCAACATGAGTTacatcatcaccaacaGCAATTCTCACAACCAACAACGCAGCAATatattcatcatcatcagcaacagTATCAGGGAATAGACATAGGATACGCAGTAAATTCCTCACAATCATATAGTGATGCACAATtttcaccaccaccagcatcgtcacaaccacaaccacaacaacaatcaccCCAATCATCATTTATGGTCAAtaatgttttcttttcgcaGCTGATATACCAACAACCATATCAGATGCAATCAGCGTACGCTGCAGCACCTGAAAGTCAACCACTTTATCAATTCCAATGATGAGCAAAGTCGAGTCCAAAAGTTACACTCTATCTTTTATACaccttttcttgttctttttaccATGCTATGttatgttttatttttttttccaagattttttttattactttatcattttattttgagtTTTTGAATTATGCtgttttactttacttctgtttttttacgtttgattttattttataaagtagcttttttttttcttttttttgaaaaagcttctatttttgttttgtttttgttatttatGGGTTAGATTTAGAGATGATTTAGTTTTAAAATGTAAGTTTAAATATATTTTACTTGGTTTTCATTAAGTTCGTTATATAATTGATTGTAGATAATCAAATGTATATTTGTGTTGACCCACAGAGTATCTATATCAAGTCAATGCTTTTTTCAGTTTGACACTTTTCTCTGTTTtggattttgattttttcagttttttcGAAGAGGAACCAAAGATATCGTTTATGGACATGTTATGGACCGATGCTTTAcgtttcttctttacaGTATcagattttttttgggttgATGTTGGATGTGCTTGAGCTTTATTGTCAATTGGCTCATCACTGATTTGCATTATGCCACTCTTTGCAGAGAATTTATTTGCATTAGACTCGGTCTTGGAGTGTTTGTTTGTGATCTTGTCCATATTTTTACCTATGGTATTTTCCAGACAATTCTCTAATTTAGTCCTGGTTTCGGCATTTTGTCTTAGCTTTTCCCTACTATTCTCGTCTCCATATGAAGTTGTTGCAGATACACTTTCCACAACTTTTGAATTCGATGTTGGTAGACTAAAATTTGCATCATAAACTGTATCGCCAAACTCCTCATGaaaatttatttcttcacCCAAGTCGTCACCTTCTTCATAATTTCCAACTGTATTGGCTTTTCTCTGTTCAATATCTCGCGCAACATCATTCTTCCCTAGAGCAACCACATTCACGTCCCATTTCCTTAATACTTTTACACCGGGTATTTTACTCAATAATTGTACAATGCTCGCCAAATTACCAAGTAACGCAAACCCTAGAGTGATAAATTGACCTAACACTAAGATGGAATTGTATGCATAATATGCTTGTCGTGAGATCTTTAGAATATGCTGTGCTAAATCAACAATCTGTTTCCTCTTATACTCTAGTTTGGACAGTATCTTTGGCAGGATGGTGCTGCCGTTAGAAGCAGAAGTAACACGCATAATGTCTATTTGTAACTTGATAATCTTTCGAAGATGACGACATGTAATGTTCATGAATTTGAACCAGTGTTTTTGACGATGCTGGTTCTTAGATCTTACTTGAAGCAAGTAGAGTACATCATAATCATTGTGTAAGCTATTAAATGTGTCTTCATTCATTATGATTCTCAATGATATAATGctcactttttctttcttcgtttttcaatttattttctcttatctctcttttctcttttacttctttttcaaatgtgaaaattgttttattgttgtttggCCAAGTTTTAAGAttctgatgatgatgatgatcaTGCTCTGATTCGAACTCTAATCTTCACAGTGCCTCAAGTCTTAAAGGTTTGACATCACAAAGtgatatttatatttgtcGTAATTTTGtgcttttcttatttttcttttcttttctttttttttgtttttttttgggttttcCATCTTCAACTAGGTACTAATAAAAAGcgcaattttttttttggtagaTCCAGCGAGCAGAGAGGGATGCTCATTTCAGTTCTCTAAACACACTAAATATAAATCCATATAATTCATTTTACATTATATACAATTACATCTAAATTGACCTGATCTTGCACACAATTAAAGTCGAGTATAGTGATTCTaatttttatctttattgtCACGAATATAACAAGTAATGTCAGAGATTATTGCACAAGCAAGGGCCCTCTTGGCTACTTCACAACCAGAAAAGGCATTGGAGATCCTTTCGCCGCATATTCAGGCCaattcatcatcaccagAATTTCTTTCGATCTTGGGTGAAACTCTTCTCGAGAATAATCAACTAGAAGAAGCCTACCAGGTTCTAACAAGTGCATGTGAAATAGACCCAGAAGCAAATCAGGGATCAGAgaaatttttgtatttgggTCAGATCATAGGTGGCCAAGATGGTTTAAATTACATCAATACTGGTCTCAACAAACTCAATGAACAATTGTCCTTTATTCAAGATACAGGAAATGAAGATGTGCAAACTATATTAGTCGGTAGCGGACACAATACTTTAGAAAGTTTACGCAAATGGATAATCAAGAAATTAAACTCTGGTATTTTTGCAAGCATAGAGATATGGATGACGGACTTGTGtatggaagaagaagcagaatcGAAATGTAATGAGTTGATAGTGTTTAGTCTATCCATTGACCCGCTGAACCCGGAAGCATATTCACAGTTATCATCAATAAGAATCTCGCAACAGCGCAACGATGAAGCGATTGAGGCACTAAATAAAGGGTGGGACTTGTTCAAAGCTAAAAAGACTAAATTAGAAGATTTTGCTAATCTCAAAAGGGACCaagcagcagcatcagTGGATACAGAAACCGAAGTGGATGACGAAGATGCATTTGAAATTGGAATGGAATATGTGGAATTGATCCAACCATTAATTACATTGTCGAAATTTGCAATTGAGTTAGAAGAGTACGATACCGCAACAGACATTGCATCCAACGTTCAGGACATAAATGACTCTGTTTTGGATGCCATTTATATTGAAGCAATAGCTAATATATTcaaggcaaaaaaattgggaGCAGCCAATATTTCTCAACACGCAAACGGTGATGCCAATGTTGATTATAGAGATTTTGAAATACTGAAGTTGAAGCAAATAAGCGACGATAACGAGGAAATCACGAATTTGCTCAGCGAGGCAAGGTTGATTCTTACCACAGGTTTCAAGATCATCAACAGCGATGCAGTCGACGACTATGATCCATCTGTTGTTGAGCAAGTAAATGATTTGTTGAACCAGTTGGGTGGTCCAATTATGAGTGAATTGATGCCGAAACGTGAATCGGAGAAGgacgatgaagatgttgattgggaaaatgaaattgagtATGAAGAGTAGCAAGTATTTTAcgattaaatttttttttaaaaaaaaaatcaggTCTGTTTTAGacgtttgttttttcttccttagATTTAGAAacggaagaaaagaaaaagccgTATAGTAGTAATATGTGTATTTTTAAGaattaacaacaatagttAGGAGCCGCACtcacaaaaataaaattatgCTTACATATTGTACATCGCGATAACACTTCATGATATCCATCCCATACCTTAGAGACCAAGGCAAGTGTAATCGTATTAGCAaacatttttcaaacaatcTCAACTActttatataaaaaaagaaaaaaggaaatctccccgacaaaaaaaatttggctagattttgaaaatgactACAAATCACAGACCTACATTAGAGGGTAAAAAGGGTAAACGAATAAGCATCCACGGCTCGATAGTTCACGCAAGGGCATTACCGCAGCAACAAAACTTGAAATATAGAAAGGACATTCCAAAAGGAACATTCACTCGGGCGGTACAAGAGCTCAAGCAAGACTCTAAACAAGCAACAGTTGAATCTGGATCATTACGGAAAGCTGATGCAACCTTGCCGCTGAACAATTTCGGAGCATTAGTTGATTACGAAagcgatgatgatgatgatgatgatgatgatgatgatgatgatgatgatgatgatgataatgttGAGGAAgtagaaaaagacaaaagggAGGGTGATAATGGTATTAGTGGTTACAAGGGTTTAGGTTTACAGGAGAAGCATGTGAATATAGGCAAGGCGAATGGAGGTCAAGAAACGTCCACTCTTGGCGGTTTACTGAAAAACCGACTACCGAAAACTGAAACTGGCACCGTAGAGAGAAGTGGTTTAGAGAAAGATGCTGATGATAAGAATGGCGAAAGTCAATTTCACCATTCTGTAGAGAATCTGTCAAAATCACATATGATTTCCAAATCCTCAAATGATAATCAAAATGACGATCATGTTGAtaagaaaatcaaattaGATGTACATCAAGATTTGTATAAAGCAGGATTGGacgagaaagaaaatattagagagcaagaagaagaggacgaggaagaagaagaggaggaggaggaggaggaaacAGCTGCACTTATTGCTGAGCTTAATAAATtgaaggaggaaaagaatacCCTGTCAACTTctggaaaagaaatgtcTTCTTCTACATCAATCGTAAAGGCAAACTTTCATCCGAATCAAAGCACCAAGACATCCGATTGGCGAAATACAGcattcaaattcaataaaacaaaaactcgAGTTGATAGAAATGGATACACCACGAACGCCTTAGAATCTCGATCACACCAAGATTTTATGTCGCAATATTTCAAGTGAAATGGCAAATTTTCATCAATGAAAAAATCATGGTATATTCATATACTAAGTGTTGAAAGTATATGCAATTATGAATATGAATATAAATAGATGTATAAATATATgggtgtatatatatatgcgTGTGTGTATTAATCTACGTATTGCTAATTAATTCACatctaaaatgaaaacaaaaaaggaaattagACAGCGTATGTTTGCGATGATTGAGAAAATAGGCAATCAGGTCAAGTCGTCTGCATGACTGATTCGAGCATCCAAATAAGCAATATCTTCCTTTAAACTTGCCTCTTCAACCGTTTTCACCAATTCTTTTGTACACTTTGCAATGTCAAACGAGATACCTGCTAGTCTTTGTTTAAAG
It encodes the following:
- the RMP1 gene encoding RNase MRP subunit, which gives rise to MNEDTFNSLHNDYDVLYLLQVRSKNQHRQKHWFKFMNITCRHLRKIIKLQIDIMRVTSASNGSTISPKISSKLEYKRKQIVDLAQHILKISRQAYYAYNSILVLGQFITLGFALLGNLASIVQLLSKIPGVKVLRKWDVNVVALGKNDVARDIEQRKANTVGNYEEGDDLGEEINFHEEFGDTVYDANFSLPTSNSKVVESVSATTSYGDENSREKLRQNAETRTKLENCSENTIGKNMDKITNKHSKTESNANKFSAKSGIMQISDEPIDNKAQAHPTSTQKKSDTVKKKRKASVHNMSINDIFGSSSKKSKKSKSKTEKSVKSKKALT
- the CWC15 gene encoding complexed with cef1p codes for the protein MTTNHRPTLEGKKGKRISIHGSIVHARALPQQQNLKYRKDIPKGTFTRAVQELKQDSKQATVESGSLRKADATLPSNNFGALVDYESDDDDDDDDDDDDDDDDDDNVEEVEKDKREGDNGISGYKGLGLQEKHVNIGKANGGQETSTLGGLSKNRLPKTETGTVERSGLEKDADDKNGESQFHHSVENSSKSHMISKSSNDNQNDDHVDKKIKLDVHQDLYKAGLDEKENIREQEEEDEEEEEEEEEEETAALIAELNKLKEEKNTSSTSGKEMSSSTSIVKANFHPNQSTKTSDWRNTAFKFNKTKTRVDRNGYTTNALESRSHQDFMSQYFK